The Ciona intestinalis unplaced genomic scaffold, KH HT000034.2, whole genome shotgun sequence genome has a segment encoding these proteins:
- the LOC100184687 gene encoding UPF0428 protein CXorf56 homolog: MPKIISKSVVCTDSQDQETYGEKPLYTYYCLCGQMVLILDCVLERLPLRRRDKARVIDKSKHAHRISNVEAAETVYIRWKEGIELQFRESCKRCSLPLYYRHKEAENNVRFIFKGALVAESESSFKTNVYKQMDKPKEIKLVKHTKNMGKFSSVTVSTMDEDEDALEAREIADSYAANAKVIEKQLERKGMTGKRKIMGAPVDVRVKKTKGTLIDN, translated from the coding sequence ATGCCGAAGATAATTTCGAAAAGTGTTGTATGTACGGACTCTCAAGATCAAGAGACTTATGGAGAGAAGCCGCTCTACACTTACTATTGTTTGTGTGGTCAGATGGTTTTGATATTGGACTGCGTGTTAGAACGATTGCCTCTGCGTAGACGTGACAAAGCGCGTGTTATTGACAAGAGCAAGCACGCACATCGAATAAGCAACGTTGAAGCAGCCGAGACAGTTTACATTCGATGGAAAGAAGGAATTGAGTTACAGTTTCGTGAAAGCTGCAAGCGATGTAGTTTGCCTTTGTACTACAGACACAAAGAAGCTGAAAACAATGTTCGGTTCATTTTTAAGGGAGCGTTGGTCGCTGAAAGCGAAAgctcatttaaaacaaacgtttatAAACAGATGGATAAACCCAAAGAGATCAAACTGGTAAAACACACCAAAAATATGGGCAAGTTTAGTTCTGTTACCGTTTCTACAATGGATGAAGACGAAGATGCTCTGGAGGCGAGAGAGATCGCCGACAGCTATGCTGCCAATGCTAAAGTTATTGAGAAGCAGTTGGAGAGAAAAGGAATGACCGGAAAGCGAAAGATCATGGGAGCACCCGTGGATGTGAGGGTGAAAAAGACAAAAGGAACACTTATCGATAATTGA
- the LOC100187082 gene encoding alanine--tRNA ligase, mitochondrial-like, giving the protein MLLTRFGYRLNRSHFPCTVLTSKLHNYSSKELRDIFINFFERRDHKFIPSSKVYTPEDPSLLFVNAGMNQFKPVLLGEQKKKSLFTNVRRAVNSQKCIRAGGKHNDLNDVGHDLTHHTFFEMLGSWSFGDYFKEDACKMAWLLLTEVLNLSPDRLYVTYFNGCPLNNLKPDYDTREIWKSIGVNHNRILPFGSTDNFWEMGETGPCGPCTEIHYDRIGNRHVPEQVNKSLSDVVEIWNIVFMQFNKVSISQLEPLNVCHVDSGMGLERITAVMQQKQSNYDTDLFVPILSAIEEISKVGPYKGRVGEEDTNGIDAAYRMISDHIRMLTVAISDGIYPGPKGRELILRKVLRRAVLAGIEKLQTPRPFLYTLLPTVVESLGCAFPEVELKQDEVMEVIKESEMAFYRTLDRGDLIVRKTIKNLAGNEFPPEVAHKLRLQNGYPLNRMLLFLSQEKLNFNMMAVDSFKKQSSEKNLNKKSFSFLDNEEDRSSLIHSFLKQKFKPTVCVNSAKRLGDHQFTIAPVSAKLCGIVNDEGVMHTELNLLKGNVENLFLLLDKTNLSQPFHGKFSNIGTIYLHGRAFPVVNVINLDGWFLHEITTTDLNVDFLQLCSGNLVTVEQNEEYELTLIRTHSAKQMLKDTCRKIIPNHAILKLKVSLDQLNIELAGNVEDELIRQLENQFKTEGIDDRRTLDHVVGNTPGVMNFVITKCRRQGKAKTILTCVVGKKASNALDLCSQIKSVVEDLKTQCENIDEHTSAEVLIKKIGDATFALNNSEIPYQRKNSMREILRKLSGRMNTMQKKIKRKKESIL; this is encoded by the coding sequence ATGTTGCTTACCCGGTTTGGATACAGACTTAATAGATCGCATTTCCCCTGCACTGTACTGACTTCAAAATTACATAACTATTCCTCCAAAGAACTACGAgacatttttatcaatttttttgaaagaAGAGATCATAAATTTATTCCTTCATCAAAAGTTTACACACCTGAAGATCCTTCACTTCTATTTGTCAATGCTGGAATGAACCAGTTTAAACCAGTACTACTTGGAGAAcagaagaaaaaaagtttgtttaccAATGTTAGACGTGCAGTAAATAGTCAAAAGTGTATTCGTGCTGGAGGAAAACACAACGATTTAAATGATGTTGGCCACGATTTAACACACCACACATTTTTTGAAATGCTTGGATCCTGGTCATTTGGTGATTACTTTAAGGAAGATGCATGTAAGATGGCCTGGTTATTGTTAACTGAGGTGTTAAATCTTTCACCAGATAGGTTGTATGTGACATATTTCAACGGTTGTCCgcttaacaatttaaaaccagATTATGACACCCGAGAAATTTGGAAGTCAATTGGTGTGAACCACAATAGAATTTTACCATTTGGATCCACGGATAATTTCTGGGAGATGGGTGAGACTGGACCATGTGGGCCTTGTACGGAAATCCATTACGACAGGATTGGGAATCGACATGTACCTGAGCAAGTTAACAAATCGCTTTCGGATGTTGTTGAAATTTGGAATATAGTTTTTATGCAATTTAATAAGGTTTCTATAAGTCAGTTGGAGCCTTTAAATGTTTGCCATGTTGATTCTGGAATGGGATTGGAAAGGATCACTGCCGTCATGCAACAGAAACAGTCAAACTATGACACAGACTTATTTGTACCCATTTTATCAGCAATTGAGGAAATTTCCAAAGTGGGTCCTTATAAAGGAAGAGTGGGAGAGGAAGATACAAATGGTATAGATGCAGCATACCGAATGATCAGTGATCATATTCGGATGTTGACTGTTGCAATTTCAGATGGAATCTATCCTGGACCTAAGGGGCGAGAACTTATTCTTCGGAAAGTTTTGAGAAGAGCTGTTTTAGCTGGGATTGAAAAGCTGCAAACCCCAAGACCTTTTCTTTACACTTTGTTGCCTACTGTGGTTGAATCGTTAGGCTGCGCTTTCCCAGAAGTTGAATTGAAGCAGGATGAAGTTATGGAAGTTATTAAAGAGTCAGAGATGGCTTTTTACAGAACATTGGATCGGGGTGACTTGATTGTCAGGAAAACTATAAAGAACTTGGCAGGAAATGAGTTCCCGCCAGAAGTTGCTCATAAACTAAGATTACAAAATGGTTATCCACTCAATCGCATGTTGCTATTCCTCAGTCAGGAAAAgctaaattttaatatgatGGCTGTagattcatttaaaaaacaatcaagtGAGAAAAACTTGAACAAGAAATCATTTAGTTTTCTTGATAATGAAGAAGATAGGTCAAGTTTAATTCATAGTTTcttaaaacagaaatttaaacCAACAGTTTGTGTTAATTCTGCAAAACGATTAGGTGATCATCAATTTACCATTGCCCCTGTTTCAGCAAAGCTTTGTGGTATTGTAAATGATGAAGGTGTTATGCATACAGAACTCAATCTGTTAAAGGGTAATGttgaaaacttatttttgcTGCTGGATAAAACAAATCTTAGTCAGCCATTTCATGGAAAATTCTCCAATATTGGTACCATATATTTACATGGACGTGCTTTCCCTGTTGTTAATGTTATTAACTTAGATGGTTGGTTTCTGCATGAAATTACAACAACGGATTTGAATGTTGATTTTCTTCAGCTCTGTTCAGGTAATTTGGTTACTGTCGAACAAAATGAAGAATATGAACTTACGCTGATTCGAACTCATTCTGCAAAGCAAATGCTAAAAGATACATGCAGAAAGATTATTCCGAATCatgcaattttaaaacttaaagtCAGTTTGGATCAGTTAAATATAGAACTGGCTGGGAATGTGGAAGACGAATTAATACGTCAACTggaaaatcaatttaaaactgaAGGTATTGATGACCGGCGGACTTTGGATCATGTTGTGGGAAATACACCAGGTGTTATGAATTTTGTCATCACAAAATGTAGAAGACAAggaaaagcaaaaacaattttaacttgTGTGGTTGGGAAGAAGGCATCTaatgcattagatctgtgtTCACAAATTAAATCTGTGgttgaagatttaaaaactcAATGTGAAAATATTGATGAGCACACATCCGCTGAAGTTTTAATTAAGAAGATAGGAGATGCAACTTTTGCATTAAACAATAGTGAAATACCATATCAAAGAAAAAACTCAATGCGAGAAATTTTGAGAAAATTGTCGGGTAGAATGAAcacaatgcaaaaaaaaattaaacgcaAAAAAGAAAGTAtactgtaa
- the LOC100176864 gene encoding glyoxalase domain-containing protein 4-like isoform X1, whose translation MSGRRTLHFVFKIGDRNKTIKFYRDILGMKVLRHEEFEEGCKATCNGRPYDGKWSKTMIGYGDEDNHFVCELTYNYGIGDYPMGNDFMGLTIGSSTIVENCKKNDWPVNKVTDSLYETEAPGGYKFVLEDKQQTASDPVQKVTLASSNLSRSIEYWTKIAGMTVFEQSDKEATLGFCKEQAKVGLHDIGCVVDHKKAFGRVAIACPREQLPAIQQAARSGDHTILTELVSLDTPGKATVEVVILADPDGHEICFVGDEAFRQLSKTDPNGDKLLDEAVQNDKSAEWFAKRNRSKATA comes from the exons ATGTCGGGTAGAAGAACTTTACACTTTGTTTTCAAGATCGGAGATCGCAACAAGACCATTAAGTTCTATCGAGATATTCTTGGAATGAAG GTTTTGCGGCATGAAGAATTTGAAGAGGGCTGTAAAGCAACTTGCAAcgg CAGACCGTATGATGGGAAGTGGAGCAAGACAATGATAGGGTATGGGGATGAGGATAATCACTTTGTGTGTGAACTTACTTATAACTATGGAATTGGAGATTATCCCATGGGCAATGACTTTATG GGTCTAACTATTGGTAGCTCCACCATCGTAGAAAACTGCAAAAAGAATGATTGGCCAGTAAATAAAGTAACAGATTCTTTATATGAAACTGAAGCACCTGGTGGGTATAAGTTTGTGCTGGAGGATAAACAACAAACTGCATCAG ACCCAGTGCAAAAAGTGACTTTAGCTTCATCTAACCTATCTCGATCGATCG aaTACTGGACCAAAATAGCGGGGATGACAGTGTTTGAACAATCCGATAAAGAAGCAACACTTGGTTTCTGTAAAGAACAAGCTAAGGTTGGTCTCCATGATATCGGGTGTGTGGTCGATCATAAGAAAGCATTTGGAAGAGTTGCAATTGCTTGTCCCAGAGAACAG ctTCCGGCGATTCAACAAGCAGCCAGGTCAGGTGACCACACAATTCTAACAGAGCTTGTGAGTCTCGATACTCCCGGTAAAGCAACAGTTGAAGTTGTGATTCTCGCTGATCCTGATGGACATGAAATCTGCTTTGTTGGAGATGAAGCTTTTCGTCAACTTTCCAAG ACCGATCCTAACGGGGACAAGCTGCTTGATGAAGCTGTGCAAAATGACAAAAGTGCTGAATGGTTCGCAAAACGCAACCGATCAAAAGCAACAgcctaa
- the LOC100176864 gene encoding glyoxalase domain-containing protein 4-like isoform X2, translating to MSGRRTLHFVFKIGDRNKTIKFYRDILGMKVLRHEEFEEGCKATCNGPYDGKWSKTMIGYGDEDNHFVCELTYNYGIGDYPMGNDFMGLTIGSSTIVENCKKNDWPVNKVTDSLYETEAPGGYKFVLEDKQQTASDPVQKVTLASSNLSRSIEYWTKIAGMTVFEQSDKEATLGFCKEQAKVGLHDIGCVVDHKKAFGRVAIACPREQLPAIQQAARSGDHTILTELVSLDTPGKATVEVVILADPDGHEICFVGDEAFRQLSKTDPNGDKLLDEAVQNDKSAEWFAKRNRSKATA from the exons ATGTCGGGTAGAAGAACTTTACACTTTGTTTTCAAGATCGGAGATCGCAACAAGACCATTAAGTTCTATCGAGATATTCTTGGAATGAAG GTTTTGCGGCATGAAGAATTTGAAGAGGGCTGTAAAGCAACTTGCAAcgg ACCGTATGATGGGAAGTGGAGCAAGACAATGATAGGGTATGGGGATGAGGATAATCACTTTGTGTGTGAACTTACTTATAACTATGGAATTGGAGATTATCCCATGGGCAATGACTTTATG GGTCTAACTATTGGTAGCTCCACCATCGTAGAAAACTGCAAAAAGAATGATTGGCCAGTAAATAAAGTAACAGATTCTTTATATGAAACTGAAGCACCTGGTGGGTATAAGTTTGTGCTGGAGGATAAACAACAAACTGCATCAG ACCCAGTGCAAAAAGTGACTTTAGCTTCATCTAACCTATCTCGATCGATCG aaTACTGGACCAAAATAGCGGGGATGACAGTGTTTGAACAATCCGATAAAGAAGCAACACTTGGTTTCTGTAAAGAACAAGCTAAGGTTGGTCTCCATGATATCGGGTGTGTGGTCGATCATAAGAAAGCATTTGGAAGAGTTGCAATTGCTTGTCCCAGAGAACAG ctTCCGGCGATTCAACAAGCAGCCAGGTCAGGTGACCACACAATTCTAACAGAGCTTGTGAGTCTCGATACTCCCGGTAAAGCAACAGTTGAAGTTGTGATTCTCGCTGATCCTGATGGACATGAAATCTGCTTTGTTGGAGATGAAGCTTTTCGTCAACTTTCCAAG ACCGATCCTAACGGGGACAAGCTGCTTGATGAAGCTGTGCAAAATGACAAAAGTGCTGAATGGTTCGCAAAACGCAACCGATCAAAAGCAACAgcctaa
- the LOC100176668 gene encoding transmembrane emp24 domain-containing protein 2 encodes MNFILLISLLCFGLFQGSAAYFTTVDAHAEECFFDKVTGGTKMGLMFEVAEGGFLDIDVEVTGPDGKQIYKGTKESNGKYTWNAHMDGTYKFCFSNKMSTMTPKIVMFSIDIGEPAKPTAAGEEADEQQNKLEGMINELSVAMTGVKHEQEYMEVRERIHRSINDSTNSRVVLWAFFESLILVAMTLGQVYYLKRFFEVRRVI; translated from the exons atgaattttattttgttaatatctCTGCTGTGCTTTGGGTTATTTCAAGGCAGTGCGGCTTATTTCACAACAGTCGACGCACACGCTGAAGAATGTTTTTTCGACAAAGTTACAGGCGGAACTAAAATGGGGTTGATGTTTGAGGTTGCCGAAGGAGGGTTCTTGGATATTGATGTTGAG gttACTGGCCCAGATGGCAAGCAGATATACAAAGGAACAAAAGAGTCCAATGGAAAATACACATGGAATGCACACATGGATGGAACATACAAGTTTTGCTTCAGCAACAAAATGTCAACAATGACACCAAAGATTGTGATGTTTAGTATTGATATCGGTGAACCTGCTAAGCCTACTGCTGCTGGAGAAGAGGCAGATG aaCAACAAAATAAGTTAGAAGGCATGATCAATGAGTTATCTGTTGCCATGACTGGTGTGAAACATGAACAAGAATACATGGAAGTCAGAGAGAGAATACATAGATCCA TAAATGACAGCACCAACTCAAGAGTTGTCTTGTGGGCTTTTTTCGAGTCTCTGATTCTGGTTGCAATGACACTTGGACAAGTTTATTATCTTAAGAGATTCTTTGAAGTCAGGCGTGTAatctaa
- the LOC100178987 gene encoding P-selectin-like, translating to MNCAFLSVTVLLTFLDVLLSSPTTNRCPAINVSNGNLRCSSSNNDRSHCLIECNQNFHRSVATPEYIVCNSSIWQVRQQEPTVLNLADLICIPSGGVGDGRTFTFEDPICGSEPCESSFAGITRSICIALSCCWEPEGEVQCKKVYRPRCQNYFLGITQSVCVALGCVYDSSDNMCYAGRTQDIVPVITTSSTPMTTTADPRCNELVLNPHVISNCSNGRYYNSECTLICPPGYTYTGVNTIHCMDNGSWSNIDASCTENQCDALNVTQGVIYTCTNGNNISSTCHFTCENGAIYSGQASIVCMNIGSWSNSTGVCEAPVQECPYRALNTPSYSMTCSNGANSGSVCTVTCKNEYMMHGAPSMSCIGNRWSSDPVCLQTSATCDFHARFYDAGLWVINSRKFILQEMHRNPWELYNACNIGALVKVEFQQVDTLVVQLEYYKPVLTHFEVFNENRNVLMRGIGSKLYFGNLQKQLFGNDVRVFFAFRFGSPDVNYRVLHRIWDVTYLQGHFSVAELATTRKLSFGINRSLVSGRSGSGICSMCALYT from the exons ATGAACTGCGCGTTTTTATCCGTCACGGTACTTCTTACTTTTCTGGATGTGTTGTTGTCATCACCCACTACAA ATCGATGCCCTGCCATTAACGTATCAAATGGAAATCTAAGATGTTCAAGTTCCAATAACGATAGATCACATTGTTTAATCGAATGCAAC CAAAATTTTCACCGGTCAGTTGCAACCCCAGAATATATTGTTTGCAACAGCAGCATATGGCAAGTTAGACAACAGGAGCCGACTGTTTTAAACTTGGCAGATCTGATTTGTATTCCATCCGGTGGAg TAGGCGATGGTAGAACATTTACGTTTGAGGATCCCATCTGTGGTAGCGAACCATGTGAGTCGTCATTCGCCGGTATAACCCGATCTATATGCATCGCTTTGAGTTGTTGCTGGGAACCCGAGGGAGAAGTACAGtgtaaaaaag TATACAGGCCAAGATGTCAAAACTATTTTCTTGGTATAACCCAAAGTGTATGTGTTGCTCTAGGATGTGTTTATGACTCATCAGACAATATGTGTTATGCCG GCCGTACACAAGACATCGTTCCAGTGATTACTACTTCTTCCACGCCAATGACAACTACAGCAG ATCCAAGATGCAACGAACTGGTACTAAATCCTCATGTAATAAGTAACTGTAGCAACGGCAGGTACTACAATTCCGAATGTACGTTGATCTGCCCACCTGGTTATACTTATACAGGAGTCAACACAATTCATTGCATGGATAACGGCTCGTGGTCAAATATTGATGCGTCATGTACAG AGAATCAATGCGATGCATTAAACGTCACACAAGGAGTTATATACACTTGTACTAATGGAAACAACATTTCTTCAACCTGCCATTTTACGTGTGAGAACGGTGCGATTTATTCTGGCCAAGCTTCCATAGTATGTATGAACATTGGTTCTTGGAGCAACTCCACTGGTGTATGCGAAG CACCCGTGCAGGAATGCCCATATCGAGCGCTGAACACACCTAGCTACTCAATGACATGCAGTAATGGTGCGAACTCAGGTTCGGTATGTACGGTCACATGCaaaaatgaatatatgatGCATGGAGCACCAAGTATGTCATGTATTGGAAATCGTTGGAGCTCAGACCCAGTATGCTTGC AAACCTCTGCAACGTGTGATTTTCATGCACGCTTTTATGATGCGGGtctgtgggtgattaattcgcggaagtttattttacaagaaATGCACCGAAATCCGTGGGAACTATACAATGCTTGTAATATTGGAGCGTTGGTGAAAGTCGAATTTCAACAGGTTGAT ACGTTGGTCGTTCAATTGGAATATTATAAACCTGTCTTGACTCACTTCGAAGTTTTTAATGAGAATAGAAATGTTTTGATGAGAGGAATAGGCTCCAAGTTATATTT TGGTAATTTGCAAAAACAACTTTTCGGGAACGATGTTCGTGTTTTCTTTGCATTCCGGTTTGGCTCACCGGACGTTAACTACCGAGTATTACACCGAATATGGGATGTTACATATTTGCAAGGTCACTTCTCCGTAGCAGAATTGGCAACAACTAGAAAATTGTCATTTGGAATCAATCGCAGTTTGGTTTCTGGTAGGAGTGGTTCGGGCATTTGCTCAATGTGTGCACTGTACACGTAA
- the LOC100178218 gene encoding uncharacterized protein LOC100178218 — protein sequence MTDLTAVHYPELERKLEPRGRLLNDNITGVDHLGYSIYAEALSELLHRVHTPLTVGVFAPWGSGKSFLLREVRYLLSKFQQQDYIDEYSKNEAVNNRKGPINKLCKKIKKRRRKCSCVGWTVVMLLMLFLLVGTLVVALYPNAQQVVYEIIAPTNNTNALQPQTRGLSTEAPTASTEVAAAGAVGFFAVVVLLSTIAVVFLVFLCCASTTDSKWWKKTRKHIRLVSYSAFTQIPTLSERSKTMAQEQYDIVIDFNEDAELSLLNTSGPVGLDNVTRCKTKYIFVNFKAWEYAGSDTLWAGIVTNLTKAIELEFGWMTSRLFRMLNVEEVCDVSKRTLSSTVRVSVSDPNANVTQIKRLMTQYGVVLSCGKEGEAWNVRFSNATEANNATKSLRILGFQARMANNKNEIVEKVTEHDNNCIEMNNLVDADDITTSRLPEPTKITFASHFLKHPKRVCCGCPFLCFCVLFFIAIIVFPIGVCILVTQLQLDVMRTSRAIPAEVQILAWMPAAMACLVVFGRFCYAMFQSQTRRVNQALVGAKGNMATELGFMNKVKDEVKIIEKLVRCLRFTHKKNYKIIISIDDLDRCPHEKVKSVLEAVSILLSDRSSPFICLIALDSRVAVKCIEEDMGSALLKANVNGHEYLKKIINLPFCLPELGSRDKRRYFAGMMDQADRTKLKQKTPELMRNGAHRSTSQSGGDVIKHLGDDEDALQDISTQTGDGFILSKDTNDRDVPNTLLTTNHHPPSPPSLQYHDVVDGTEKQVLDDVGEKEFLFLCRKFLHDDETLKYHLSGNPRNMKRIFNVVSMTTQLMRSLDAHKQRSAEMNELRQPTNTPPSLAASYNVMCRPTIGRNAADAKDIVGWVVLTDQWPYRVSYLLQVIEDADQRSNAGRRSESIDDDVTLICIYQNTVIPELNSNLNVNEATLLSLDGDPDLFLGFLQNYSITKRRAIELKSVTVNLDHSLRQNIALYRSLVDLQKNQQQKSKEFDYCK from the exons atgactgatTTAACTGCTGTACATTACCCGGAATTGGAAAGAAAGCTTGAACCGAGAG GTCGCCTGTTGAACGATAATATAACTGGGGTTGATCATCTTGGATACTCGATTTATGCAGAAGCTTTATCCGAACTATTACACAGGGTACATACTCCATTAACAGTTGGCGTGTTTGCTCCTTGGGGCAGTGggaaatcatttttattgcGGGAAGTCAGAT ATTTGCTTTCAAAGTTCCAGCAACAAGATTATATAGATGAATATTCAAAGAACGAAGCAGTAAACAATAGAAAGGGTCCCATAaacaaactttgtaaaaagaTCAAAAAACGTCGACGAAAATGTTCGTGTGTCGGCTGGACGGTCGTTATGTTGCTGATGCTGTTTCTTCTTGTTGGGACTTTAGTTGTAGCATTGTACCCGAATGCACAACAAGTTGTCTACGAAATTATTGCCCCGACTAACAATACGAACGCTCTGCAGCCTCAAACACGAGGACTTTCCACCGAAGCACCGACTGCATCCACAGAAGTCGCTGCAGCTGGAGCTGTTGGATTTTTTGCAGTCGTTGTCCTACTCTCGACCATAGCGGTTGTTTTTCtggtttttctttgttgtgcCTCGACCACGGACTCCAAGTGGTGGAAGAAGACGCGCAAGCATATCCGGCTGGTGTCGTACTCCGCCTTCACGCAGATTCCAACTTTAAGCGAACGAAGCAAAACAATGGCGCAAGAGCAATACGACATAGTGATCGACTTTAACGAAGACGCAGAACTATCTTTATTAAACACGAGTGGGCCTGTTGGATTGGATAACGTAACAAG GTGCAAAACGaagtatatatttgtaaacttCAAAGCCTGGGAGTATGCCGGTAGCGACACCCTGTGGGCAGGTATCGTCACCAACTTAACTAAGGCAATTGAACTGGAGTTTGGTTGGATGACGTCACGTCTTTTTCGAATGCTCAACGTCGAAGAAGTTTGTGACGTAAGCAAGAG AACGTTATCGAGCACCGTTCGAGTATCTGTTAGTGATCCCAACGCAAACGTAACGCAAATTAAACGTTTGATGACGCAATATGGAGTGGTGTTATCGTGCGGTAAGGAAGGTGAAGCATGGAATGTTCGATTCTCTAACGCCACTGAAGCAAATAACGCTACGAAGTCGCTCAGAATATTGGGGTTTCAGGCTCGAATGGCGaataacaaaaatgaaattgttGAAAAAGTGACCGAACACGACAACAACTGTATTGAAATGAACAACCTCGTCGATGCAGATGATATCACCACATCACGGTTACCTGAACCAACAAAAATTACTTTTGCCTCTCATTTTCTCAAACATCCGAAGAGAGTTTGTTGTGGATGTCCCTTCCTGTGTTTCTGCGTCCTATTCTTCATCGCAATCATTGTTTTCCCGATCGGTGTTTGCATCTTGGTGACTCAACTGCAGCTTGACGTGATGAGA ACATCAAGAGCCATCCCAGCAGAAGTTCAAATACTTGCATGGATGCCAGCAGCTATGGCTTGTTTAGTCGTCTTCGGTCGATTCTGTTACGCCATGTTTCAATCGCAAACGAGAAGGGTTAACCAGGCTCTCGTTGGCGCTAAAGGTAACATGGCGACTGAACTTGGATTTATGAACAAAGTCAAAGACGAG gttaaaataattgaaaagttGGTCCGTTGTTTGCGCTTCACCCACAAGAAAAACTATAAGATAATTATTTCAATTGATGATCTGGACAGATGTCCCCACGAGAAG gTAAAATCTGTCCTTGAGGCAGTGAGCATTTTACTGAGTGACCGATCGTCGCCGTTTATTTGTTTGATCGCACTAGATTCCAGGGTCGCCGTCAAATGTATAGAAGAAGATATGGGAAGTGCTTTGCTCAAAGCAAACGTAAACGGTCACGAATACTTGAAGAAAATTATCAACTTGCCTTTCTGTTTACCTGAG CTTGGATCACGTGACAAACGTCGATATTTCGCTGGTATGATGGATCAGGCTGACCGAACAAAACTGAAGCAAAAGACTCCTG AATTAATGCGGAATGGAGCTCATAGATCGACGTCACAGAGtggtggtgacgtcatcaaacacCTCGGTGATGACGAAGATGCTTTGCAAGATATTTCAACACAGACTGGAGATGGATTTATTTTGTCCAA AGATACTAATGATCGGGACGTACCTAATACCCTCCTTACCACCAACCATCACCCACCATCACCCCCATCTTTGCAATATCATGACGTAGTAGATGGAACTGAGAAGCAAGTTCTCGATGACGTAGGAGAGAAGGAATTTCTTTTCTTATGCAG AAAATTCTTGCATGATGACGAAACCCTTAAATACCACTTGTCGGGGAACCCCCGAAACATGAAAcgtatttttaatgttgtttccaTGACGACACAACTCATGCGGTCATTGGACGCTCAC AAACAGCGCAGTGCTGAAATGAACGAACTCCGCCAACCAACCAACACCCCACCTTCCCTAGCAG cATCGTACAACGTCATGTGTCGACCAACAATTGGTCGAAATGCTGCTGATGCCAAAGATATCGTCGGCTGGGTTGTGCTTACCGACCAATGGCCCTACCGTGTGAGTTACCTGCTTCAAGTTATTGAGGATGCGGATCAAAGATCAAATGCGGGGAGAAGAAGCGAGTCTATAGATGATGACGTTACGCTTATATGTATTTACCA AAACACGGTGATTCCCGAACTCAATTCAAACCTTAACGTGAACGAGGCAACATTATTATCGCTAGATGGCGACCCAGATCTCTTTTTAGGATTTCTGCAGAATTACAGCATTACTAAACGTAGAGCAATTGAACTAAAAAGTGTCACTGTCAACTTGGACCATTCTCTGCGTCAAAACATCGCTCTTTATCGCTCCCTTGTGGATTTACAAAAGAACCAACAGCAGAAGTCGAAGGAGTTTGattattgtaaataa